In Solanum pennellii chromosome 7, SPENNV200, the following are encoded in one genomic region:
- the LOC107026001 gene encoding root phototropism protein 2 codes for MATPLKNTNRLSLAMERTGQWVFSQEIPTDVIVEVGEANFNLHKFMLVAKSNYIRKLILDTKESDVSRINLSDIPGGPEMFEKAAKFCYGVNFEITVHNVAALRCAAEYLQMTDKYCDNNLASRTEDFLAQVALTSLSGALVVLKSCENLLPLAHDLNIIQRCVDIAGAKACVEANFPSRSPPNWWTEELTILDVAFFERIIVAMKARGAKALTIASAIITYTERSLRDLVRDHSGNNTRLMVPEDSDMRMHQRELLESIVTLLPAERAAFPINFLCCLLRTAIFLRAASSCKNELEKRISAILEHVTVDDLLVLSFSYDGERLFDLESVRRIISGFMEKEKSVAVFKGGDFGDVCTTAMQRVAKTVDAYLGEIATSGDLSISKFNGIAILVPKGARKADDDLYRAVDIYLKAHPQLDEIEREKVCSVMDPLKLSHEARVHASQNKRLPVQIVLHALYFDQLKIRSGAADDTNSNMPEAMATRNQLQADVSLVKENEVLRTELLKMKMYIADIQKTTNSSQGTSKGSLKKTTFFSSVSKTLGKFNPFKHGSKDTSNIVDDAALDLTKPRRRRFSIS; via the exons ATGGCTACTCCTCTCAAAAATACCAATAGACTCTCTCTTGCAATGGAAAGAACTGGCCAATG GGTATTTTCACAAGAAATTCCAACTGATGTTATtgttgaagtaggtgaagcaaactttAATCTTCACAAG TTCATGCTAGTAGCAAAGAGCAATTACATAAGGAAACTTATACTTGATACTAAAGAAAGTGATGTAAGTCGTATAAACTTGTCGGATATTCCTGGAGGGCCAGAGATGTTTGAGAAGGCAGCCAAGTTCTGCTATGGAGTTAACTTTGAAATCACAGTACATAACGTTGCTGCTCTTCGTTGTGCTGCTGAATATCTTCAAATGACTGATAAATACTGTGACAACAATCTCGCAAGCAGAACAGAGGATTTTCTAGCTCAAGTTGCCTTGACTAGCCTTTCTGGTGCACTTGTTGTGTTAAAGTCATGTGAAAATCTTCTTCCTCTTGCACATGATCTCAATATCATTCAAAGATGTGTTGACATCGCCGGTGCTAAG GCGTGTGTGGAGGCCAATTTTCCTAGCAGATCACCACCAAATTGGTGGACGGAAGAGTTAACTATCTTAGATGTAGCTTTTTTCGAGAGAATTATTGTTGCAATGAAAGCTCGTGGGGCAAAAGCGTTAACAATAGCAAGTGCGATAATCACATATACAGAGAGATCTCTTCGTGATCTTGTACGTGACCACTCAGGAAACAACACCAGATTAATGGTACCAGAGGATTCGGATATGAGAATGCACCAACGGGAACTTCTAGAGTCGATTGTGACTCTGTTGCCCGCGGAGAGAGCAGCTTTTCCAATCAATTTCTTGTGTTGTCTCCTGCGTACAGCTATTTTCTTAAGAGCAGCCAGTAGCTGCAAGAATGAATTGGAGAAAAGGATATCAGCAATACTAGAACACGTGACAGTCGATGATCTGTTAGTATTGTCGTTTTCTTATGATGGAGAAAGACTATTCGATCTTGAGAGCGTGAGGAGAATCATTTCCGGATTTATGGAGAAAGAGAAGAGTGTAGCTGTGTTTAAAGGTGGTGATTTTGGAGACGTTTGTACCACGGCTATGCAGAGAGTTGCAAAGACTGTCGATGCTTATCTTGGTGAAATCGCTACTTCTGGAGATCTCAGTATATCAAAATTCAATGGAATTGCTATTTTGGTTCCTAAGGGCGCGAGAAAGGCTGATGATGATCTTTATCGAGCTGTTGATATCTACTTGAAG GCGCATCCACAATTGGatgaaattgaaagagaaaaagTGTGTAGTGTGATGGATCCTTTGAAACTATCACATGAAGCAAGAGTCCATGCTTCTCAAAACAAACGTTTGCCGGTGCAAATAGTCCTTCATGCTCTCTATTTCGATCAACTAAAGATAAGGAGCGGGGCAGCAGATGATACTAATAGCAACATGCCTGAAGCCATGGCAACAAGGAATCAATTACAAGCTGATGTTTCCCTCGTAAAGGAAAACGAAGTTTTAAGAACAGAGTTGCTAAAGATGAAGATGTACATAGCAGATATACAGAAAACAACAAATTCTAGTCAAGGAACATCAAAAGGGAGTCTGAAGAAGACAACATTCTTCTCTTCTGTCTCCAAAACATTAGGCAAATTCAATCCCTTTAAACATGGATCAAAGGACACTTCCAATATTGTTGATGATGCTGCTCTAGATCTTACTAAGCCTAGGAGAAGAAGATTTTCCATATCTTAA
- the LOC107025194 gene encoding uncharacterized protein LOC107025194, with protein MYPIAWAVVDRETKHSWSWFISYFIADLNLGTGEGLTVMSDMQKGLIPVLLELLPNAKKRMCARHIWSNWHVNWKGEERRKQFWRCSKASFEVKFGEEFHAMSKLAARHKSITTMLEDIRHKIMNRHIDMIKFAETWISDIAPMARAILERNKEYSKNCNVQWNGVNGFEISNGEYSFVVDLEKKHCDCRLWMLRGILCPHAICAYYYLNQDPDQHVENWYMKETFLKAYNHFIQPIPNMRMWPKTTHPSKEPPKPRKMPGRPGKKRRKSMAEPKKWGKISI; from the exons ATGTATCCCATTGCCTGGGCTGTTGTGGATAGAGAAACAAAACATAGTTGGAGCTGGTTCATAAGTTATTTTATTGCTGATCTAAACTTGGGAACTGGTGAAGGTTTGACTGTGATGTCAGATATGCAAAAG GGACTTATTCCTGTATTGTTGGAGTTGTTACCAAATGCTAAGAAAAGAATGTGTGCTAGACATATATGGAGTAATTGGCATGTTAACtggaaaggagaagaaagaaggaaacagTTTTGGAGATGCTCAAAGGCCTCTTTTGAAGTCAAGTTTGGTGAAGAATTTCATGCAATGTCTAAGCTAG CTGCTAGACATAAATCAATTACTACCATGCTAGAGGATATTAGGCATAAAATAATGAACAGACACATAGACATGATCAAATTTGCTGAAACATGGATATCAGACATTGCACCTATGGCAAGGGCAATACTAGAAAGAAACAAGGAGTATTCAAAGAACTGTAATGTTCAATGGAATGGGGTGAATGGTTTTGAGATTAGTAATGGGGAATATTCATTTGTTGTTGACTTGGAGAAGAAGCATTGTGACTGTAGGTTGTGGATGTTGAGAGGTATTCTTTGCCCTCATGCTATTTGTGCTTATTATTACTTGAATCAAGATCCTGATCAACATGTAGAGAACTGGTATATGAAGGAAACATTTCTCAAGGCTTACAATCATTTCATCCAACCAATACCCAATATGAGAATGTGGCCTAAAACTACACATCCATCAAAAGAGCCTCCAAAACCAAGAAAAATGCCAGGCAGACCTGgcaagaagagaagaaagagcaTGGCTGAGCccaaaaaatggggaaaaattTCCATATAA